One region of Baekduia soli genomic DNA includes:
- a CDS encoding cation transporter — MSTVGLPLASGPDRATVEALARRARLLSWLSLVWMTVEGAVALAAGIVAGSIALVGFGLDSAIEGFASVIIIWRFTGHRIHSAAAEDRAQKLVAVQFFLLAPYVGVESVRALAGGRHADHTLAGILLAWGSIVAMPMLGIAKQRIAEQLGSAATKGEGRQNMLCAYLAGALLVGLLGNTWFGAWWLDPAVGLLIAALAVKEGREAWRGEGCCVAVPPGAGPAPDTCDHAGCA, encoded by the coding sequence GTGAGCACGGTCGGGCTGCCGCTGGCCTCCGGTCCCGACCGGGCCACCGTCGAGGCGCTGGCCCGCCGGGCCCGGCTGCTCTCCTGGCTGTCGCTGGTGTGGATGACGGTCGAGGGGGCCGTCGCGCTGGCCGCCGGCATCGTCGCGGGATCGATCGCTCTCGTCGGCTTCGGCCTGGACTCGGCCATCGAGGGCTTCGCGTCGGTGATCATCATCTGGCGCTTCACCGGCCACCGCATCCACTCCGCCGCCGCCGAGGATCGTGCCCAGAAGCTCGTCGCCGTCCAGTTCTTCCTGCTGGCGCCGTACGTCGGCGTCGAGTCCGTCCGCGCCCTCGCCGGCGGACGGCACGCCGACCACACGCTGGCCGGGATCCTGCTGGCCTGGGGCTCCATCGTGGCCATGCCGATGCTCGGGATCGCCAAGCAGCGCATCGCCGAGCAGCTCGGGTCGGCGGCGACCAAGGGCGAAGGACGCCAGAACATGCTGTGCGCCTACCTGGCCGGCGCGCTGCTGGTGGGGCTGCTCGGCAACACCTGGTTCGGCGCGTGGTGGCTGGATCCCGCGGTCGGGCTGCTCATCGCCGCGCTCGCGGTCAAGGAGGGGCGCGAGGCCTGGCGGGGCGAGGGCTGCTGCGTCGCCGTGCCCCCCGGCGCCGGGCCTGCGCCGGACACGTGCGACCACGCGGGCTGCGCCTGA
- a CDS encoding S1C family serine protease — translation MPTTLRQPPDDRILWARRPGPPDGSGPPGGGGSGGGGDSGDGGGPRRRGRGVAALVAATALLGGGAGAGVVALSGGGRTTTATTTVVRSAAGESSGSAGGLDAHALYATAATGVVDITARGVSTAGDASASPFGRPPQPPTATATGTGFVVDVAGHIVTAEHVVDGASSITVRFADGTTRKATVLGTDNATDVAVLKVDAAGLTLHPLKLATSSVAIGESVAAIGDPFGYARSISTGIVSGVDRTIQAPNGFTVAHAVQTDAALNPGNSGGPLLDADGEVVGIVDQIATGSGADQSSGVGFAVPVAIVRSELAALERGEKVSHAYLGVATSDTSSVQGAPIGSVTSGGPAASAGLRAGDVVTRLGSTTISDSNDLVAAIAAHRPGEKVQLTVRRGSGTTTLTVTLGTQPTQSSSGG, via the coding sequence ATGCCCACGACCCTGCGCCAGCCCCCCGACGACCGGATCCTCTGGGCCAGACGCCCCGGCCCGCCGGACGGCAGCGGGCCGCCCGGCGGCGGCGGCTCGGGCGGGGGCGGGGACTCGGGCGACGGCGGCGGGCCGCGCCGCCGGGGGCGCGGGGTCGCCGCGCTGGTCGCGGCCACGGCGCTGCTCGGCGGCGGGGCCGGCGCCGGCGTGGTCGCCCTCTCGGGCGGCGGCCGCACGACGACGGCCACCACCACCGTCGTGCGGTCGGCGGCCGGCGAGAGCAGCGGCTCGGCCGGCGGCCTGGACGCGCACGCGCTGTACGCCACGGCCGCCACGGGCGTGGTCGACATCACCGCCCGCGGCGTGTCGACCGCCGGCGACGCCTCCGCGTCGCCGTTCGGCCGGCCGCCCCAGCCGCCGACCGCGACGGCCACCGGCACCGGCTTCGTCGTCGACGTGGCCGGCCACATCGTGACGGCCGAGCACGTCGTCGACGGGGCGTCCTCCATCACCGTCAGGTTCGCCGACGGCACGACGCGCAAGGCGACGGTCCTCGGCACCGACAACGCGACCGACGTCGCCGTCCTGAAGGTCGACGCCGCCGGCCTGACGCTGCATCCCCTCAAGCTCGCGACCTCCTCCGTCGCGATCGGCGAGTCCGTCGCTGCCATCGGCGACCCGTTCGGATACGCCCGCAGCATCAGCACCGGGATCGTCTCCGGCGTGGACCGCACGATCCAGGCGCCCAACGGGTTCACGGTCGCCCACGCCGTGCAGACCGACGCCGCGCTGAACCCGGGCAACTCGGGCGGACCGCTGCTCGACGCCGACGGCGAGGTCGTCGGGATCGTCGACCAGATCGCCACCGGCAGCGGCGCCGACCAGAGCTCCGGCGTGGGCTTCGCGGTGCCCGTCGCCATCGTGCGGTCCGAGCTGGCGGCCCTCGAGCGGGGCGAGAAGGTCAGCCACGCCTACCTCGGCGTCGCGACCTCGGACACCTCCTCGGTCCAGGGCGCGCCGATCGGCAGCGTCACGTCCGGCGGCCCGGCGGCCTCTGCGGGCCTGCGCGCCGGCGACGTCGTCACCCGGCTCGGCAGCACGACGATCTCGGACTCCAACGACCTCGTCGCCGCCATCGCCGCCCACCGGCCGGGCGAGAAGGTGCAGCTGACGGTCCGGCGCGGGTCGGGCACGACGACGCTCACGGTCACCCTCGGCACGCAGCCCACGCAGTCGAGCTCGGGCGGATAG
- a CDS encoding N(5)-(carboxyethyl)ornithine synthase: MDPLSLGIVGTSRKPDEHRLAIHPAHLERLDPGLRERIWLQRGYGERFGFGDDRLAPLVAGLLERDELLERSDVVVLPKPLPEDLEGLRPGQVVWGWVHCVQDPVITQLAIDRGLTLIAWEAMNHWTPEGTFSVHVFHKNNELAGYCAVLHALQLRGSTGAYGRRLRAAVISFGATGRGAVNGLTALGVTDVTVLTQRSVSAVASTIPSVVLQHFERDPDNPTRTLVLRDPEPGPIVEVLAQYDVIVNCILQDTDAPLMFVMDEDLPRFAPGTLFVDVSCDEGMAFEWTRPTSFADPMFTVGDGVHVYAVDHTPSFLWNSATWENSEALLEYVPVVMAGPEAVDGDETLRRAIEIRDGRVLNPRILSFQGRAAEHPHAQRAGA, from the coding sequence GTGGACCCCCTGAGCCTCGGCATCGTCGGCACCTCCCGCAAGCCCGACGAGCACCGGCTCGCGATCCATCCCGCGCACCTCGAGCGCCTGGACCCGGGCCTGCGCGAGCGGATCTGGCTGCAGCGCGGCTACGGCGAGCGCTTCGGCTTCGGCGACGACCGTCTCGCGCCGCTGGTCGCCGGCCTGCTCGAGCGCGACGAGCTCCTGGAGCGCAGCGACGTCGTCGTGCTGCCCAAGCCGCTGCCCGAGGACCTCGAGGGGCTGCGGCCCGGCCAGGTCGTCTGGGGCTGGGTGCACTGCGTCCAGGACCCGGTGATCACGCAGCTGGCCATCGACCGCGGGCTGACGCTCATCGCGTGGGAGGCGATGAACCACTGGACGCCCGAGGGCACGTTCAGCGTCCACGTCTTCCACAAGAACAACGAGCTCGCCGGCTACTGCGCGGTGCTCCACGCGCTGCAGCTGCGGGGCAGCACGGGCGCCTACGGCCGGCGGCTGCGCGCGGCGGTCATCTCCTTCGGCGCCACCGGGCGCGGCGCGGTGAACGGCCTGACCGCGCTGGGCGTCACCGACGTGACGGTCCTGACCCAGCGCAGCGTCTCGGCCGTCGCCTCGACGATCCCGTCGGTCGTGCTGCAGCACTTCGAGCGCGACCCGGACAACCCCACGCGCACCCTGGTCCTCCGCGACCCCGAGCCGGGGCCGATCGTCGAGGTGCTGGCCCAGTACGACGTCATCGTCAACTGCATCCTGCAGGACACCGACGCGCCGTTGATGTTCGTGATGGACGAGGACCTGCCGCGCTTCGCGCCGGGGACGCTCTTCGTCGACGTCTCCTGCGACGAGGGCATGGCGTTCGAGTGGACGCGCCCGACGAGCTTCGCCGACCCCATGTTCACCGTGGGCGACGGCGTGCACGTCTACGCCGTGGACCACACGCCGTCGTTCCTGTGGAACTCGGCGACATGGGAGAACAGCGAGGCGCTGCTGGAGTACGTGCCGGTCGTGATGGCCGGCCCGGAGGCCGTCGACGGCGACGAGACGCTGCGGCGGGCGATCGAGATCCGCGACGGCCGCGTCCTCAACCCG
- a CDS encoding GNAT family N-acetyltransferase — protein sequence MVTLRPLSESDRRAAYSLRVAPGQERFVSGVAESVREAADHPGAHALCWVVHDGDTPVGFVMVADEVDGPDYLPHYLWKLLIDERHQRKGHGTAVLDLVVAYFRGRPGVETLTTKARLGDGDPVAFYERYGFERAGEAVDGEVLLRLRLASQPIHRVR from the coding sequence ATGGTGACGCTGCGCCCGCTGAGCGAGTCGGACCGGCGGGCGGCCTACTCCCTGCGCGTGGCGCCGGGCCAGGAGCGCTTCGTCAGCGGCGTGGCCGAGTCGGTGCGCGAGGCCGCCGATCACCCCGGCGCCCACGCGCTGTGCTGGGTGGTCCACGACGGGGACACGCCGGTGGGATTCGTCATGGTCGCCGACGAGGTCGACGGGCCCGACTACCTCCCGCACTACCTGTGGAAGCTCCTCATCGACGAGCGCCATCAGCGCAAGGGCCACGGGACCGCCGTGCTGGACCTGGTCGTCGCCTACTTCCGGGGCCGCCCCGGCGTCGAGACCCTGACCACGAAGGCGCGGCTGGGGGACGGCGACCCGGTCGCCTTCTACGAGCGCTACGGCTTCGAGCGCGCCGGCGAGGCCGTCGACGGCGAGGTGCTGCTGCGGCTGCGGCTCGCCTCTCAGCCGATCCACAGGGTCCGTTGA
- a CDS encoding YceI family protein → MSDVAVQPFSGTYRARPEPSTFAFSVRHSGVFRYRGTVPDVAATLCADDDGLSLEGTARVGSISVVEPAAMRASVLGPAFFDAEHHPEIAFRSTAIRLAGDGRAEVDGELTIKGITRPVRARGRHAAPRQAAFGEVAGLELRTTVDRRDFGMDWQAELPGGGEAVGWEVDVEIDLLLMREDAGAGG, encoded by the coding sequence ATGTCCGACGTCGCCGTCCAGCCCTTCTCCGGCACCTACCGCGCCCGGCCGGAGCCCTCGACCTTCGCCTTCTCGGTGCGCCACTCGGGCGTCTTCCGCTACCGCGGCACGGTGCCCGACGTCGCGGCGACGTTGTGCGCCGACGACGACGGCCTGTCGCTCGAGGGCACCGCCCGCGTCGGCTCCATCTCGGTGGTCGAGCCCGCCGCGATGCGCGCGAGCGTGCTCGGGCCCGCGTTCTTCGACGCCGAGCACCACCCCGAGATCGCATTCCGCTCGACGGCGATCCGCCTGGCCGGCGACGGCCGCGCCGAGGTCGACGGCGAGCTCACGATCAAGGGCATCACGCGACCGGTCCGCGCCCGCGGTCGCCACGCCGCGCCGCGGCAGGCCGCCTTCGGGGAGGTCGCGGGGCTCGAGCTGCGCACGACGGTCGACCGCCGCGACTTCGGCATGGACTGGCAGGCCGAGCTGCCCGGCGGCGGCGAGGCGGTGGGCTGGGAGGTCGACGTGGAGATCGACCTGCTGCTCATGCGCGAGGACGCCGGCGCAGGCGGGTGA
- the sigJ gene encoding RNA polymerase sigma factor SigJ has protein sequence MHATTDDELEALRRHGFGVAYRMLGSVAEAEDVVQEALLRLTRQEEAIVEPAAWITTVVTRMAINVLKSSRARREAYVGPWLPEPLLEDPAPGPGARAELADSLSLALLVVLERLTPVERAAYLLREVFGYDYAEIAAVVERSEVNARQLVTRARRHLEAGRPRFDADEAARDALLDRFLAAAERGDLKALEGLLAQDAVLYADGGGRAMAPQEPLVGAALIARFVAGVLQVRMSSGAFETRPVRVNGQPGRLVRGPAEPPFGEAEQRAVEQALARLKAGDAGALQPPARPADAPPPAGLRVWSVLTVDVVGGRIQAVRIVRNPDKLGHL, from the coding sequence ATGCACGCGACGACGGATGACGAGCTCGAGGCGCTGCGCCGCCACGGCTTCGGCGTGGCCTACCGGATGCTCGGCAGCGTCGCCGAGGCCGAGGACGTGGTGCAGGAGGCGCTCCTGCGCCTGACGCGCCAGGAGGAGGCGATCGTCGAACCCGCCGCCTGGATCACGACGGTGGTCACGCGCATGGCCATCAACGTCCTGAAGTCGTCCCGCGCCCGCCGCGAGGCCTACGTGGGCCCGTGGCTGCCCGAGCCGCTGCTCGAGGACCCGGCGCCCGGCCCGGGCGCGCGCGCCGAGCTCGCCGACTCGCTCTCGCTGGCCCTCCTGGTCGTCCTGGAACGCCTGACCCCGGTCGAGCGCGCGGCCTACCTCCTGCGCGAGGTGTTCGGCTACGACTACGCCGAGATCGCCGCCGTCGTCGAGCGCAGCGAGGTCAACGCGCGCCAGCTCGTGACGCGGGCACGCCGGCACCTGGAGGCCGGCCGCCCGCGCTTCGACGCCGACGAGGCCGCCCGCGACGCACTGCTCGACCGCTTCCTCGCCGCCGCCGAGCGCGGCGACCTGAAGGCGCTGGAGGGCCTCCTCGCGCAGGACGCCGTCCTGTACGCCGACGGCGGCGGCCGGGCGATGGCGCCGCAGGAGCCGCTCGTCGGCGCAGCGCTCATCGCCCGCTTCGTCGCCGGCGTGCTCCAGGTGCGCATGTCGTCGGGCGCATTCGAGACGCGGCCGGTGCGGGTCAACGGCCAGCCCGGCCGGCTCGTGCGCGGCCCGGCCGAGCCGCCGTTCGGGGAGGCCGAGCAGCGGGCGGTCGAGCAGGCGCTGGCCCGCCTGAAGGCCGGTGACGCCGGGGCGCTCCAGCCCCCGGCGCGCCCGGCGGACGCTCCGCCGCCGGCCGGCCTCCGGGTCTGGAGCGTGCTCACCGTCGACGTCGTCGGGGGCCGGATCCAGGCCGTGCGCATCGTGCGCAACCCGGACAAGCTCGGCCACCTCTGA
- a CDS encoding ArsR/SmtB family transcription factor: MSGDRCELLCLDLPKAEAIRAGLPAPGALTGPAARMRALADPTRLVIAVALAASDELCVCDLAWVTGKADNLVSHHVRALRAAGLASSRREGKMVLYALTEPGRDLLRAATVGAPA, from the coding sequence ATGTCCGGCGACCGCTGCGAGCTGCTGTGCCTCGACCTGCCCAAGGCCGAGGCGATCCGCGCCGGGCTCCCGGCCCCCGGGGCCCTGACGGGCCCGGCGGCCCGGATGCGGGCCCTGGCCGACCCCACGCGGCTGGTGATCGCCGTCGCGCTGGCGGCGAGCGACGAGCTGTGCGTCTGCGATCTCGCCTGGGTGACCGGCAAGGCGGACAACCTGGTCTCCCATCACGTCCGGGCGCTGCGCGCCGCCGGCCTGGCCTCGTCGCGTCGCGAGGGCAAGATGGTGCTCTACGCCCTGACCGAGCCCGGCCGCGACCTCCTGCGCGCGGCCACCGTGGGGGCGCCGGCGTGA
- a CDS encoding OmpA family protein — translation MVRAHRDDVREAGPAQRAAAAPERVAPAARILALQRSAGNAVVAGLARRPAPVRSVLARDPTPAPAPPAAPTVVSTQPAGDHQVLVTLDDGARYRVTRRVKARRVTDPGAPKVTFHGDKERVWMRVSWCEGTKGSIDVGADPQGAAEQVLQRIGKELVGGGSMQRVIDAVEGAELKPFVKVDVAASGSWRVTGDVSVTVNRNGVPGFDSGVTLRIGSVSVKGDIGGSNLGDDTRRPEVHGGIKIEIPLDPVPKHTCQPRTVDITWEYTCERERDVQETVMLQPPDIEHHDPASVFVYFPYRSDAPELDRSAEELHRLDQLAGAGYRVLGVDGYASPEGPQDPRPDGSFPGNRALSQKRADAAMAIVRARARPDLMRFRTLGVAEGAASVGRGEKYPLRRKVGTDGVETEEELTGNDLEQPVVDTFTADPEELGRVPERDRERIAAARSTRAKAQLIYPWLRRAEIRLRHDWTEHPDPVPHTQTVTRRDPAGPCPAIVGAAADRFWGEPARTQ, via the coding sequence GTGGTCCGGGCGCATCGTGACGACGTGCGGGAGGCGGGGCCGGCGCAGCGTGCCGCTGCGGCCCCCGAGCGCGTCGCGCCGGCCGCGCGGATCCTGGCGCTGCAGCGCAGCGCGGGGAATGCCGTGGTGGCCGGCCTCGCGCGCCGGCCGGCGCCGGTGCGCAGCGTCCTGGCGCGCGACCCCACGCCGGCGCCCGCCCCGCCCGCCGCGCCGACGGTCGTCTCGACCCAGCCCGCGGGCGACCACCAGGTGCTCGTCACGCTCGACGACGGCGCGCGCTACCGCGTCACGCGCAGGGTCAAGGCCCGCAGGGTCACCGACCCCGGCGCGCCGAAGGTCACGTTCCACGGCGACAAGGAGCGCGTGTGGATGCGCGTCTCCTGGTGCGAGGGGACCAAGGGCAGCATCGACGTCGGCGCCGACCCGCAGGGCGCCGCCGAGCAGGTCCTGCAGAGGATCGGCAAGGAGCTCGTCGGTGGGGGCAGCATGCAGCGGGTGATCGACGCCGTGGAGGGCGCCGAGCTCAAGCCGTTCGTGAAGGTCGACGTCGCGGCGTCGGGCTCGTGGAGGGTCACCGGCGACGTGTCGGTCACGGTCAACCGCAACGGCGTCCCGGGGTTCGACAGCGGCGTGACCCTGCGCATCGGGTCCGTGTCCGTCAAGGGCGACATCGGCGGGTCGAACCTCGGCGACGACACCAGGCGCCCCGAGGTCCACGGCGGCATCAAGATCGAGATCCCCCTGGACCCCGTGCCGAAGCACACCTGCCAGCCCAGGACGGTCGACATCACCTGGGAGTACACGTGCGAGCGCGAGCGTGACGTGCAGGAGACGGTGATGCTCCAGCCCCCCGACATCGAGCACCACGACCCCGCGTCCGTGTTCGTGTACTTCCCCTACCGCAGCGACGCGCCCGAGCTCGACCGCTCCGCCGAGGAGCTGCACCGCCTCGACCAGCTGGCCGGCGCCGGGTACCGCGTGCTGGGCGTCGACGGCTACGCGTCGCCCGAGGGACCGCAGGACCCGCGGCCCGACGGCTCGTTCCCGGGCAACCGGGCGCTGTCGCAGAAGCGCGCCGACGCCGCGATGGCGATCGTGCGCGCGCGGGCCCGGCCCGACCTGATGCGGTTCCGGACGCTCGGCGTCGCCGAGGGCGCGGCTTCCGTCGGCCGCGGCGAGAAGTACCCGCTCAGGCGCAAGGTGGGCACGGACGGCGTCGAGACCGAGGAGGAGCTCACGGGCAACGACCTCGAGCAGCCCGTCGTGGACACGTTCACCGCCGACCCCGAGGAGCTCGGCCGCGTCCCCGAGCGCGACCGCGAGCGGATCGCCGCGGCGCGATCCACGCGCGCCAAGGCCCAGCTCATCTACCCGTGGCTGCGGCGCGCCGAGATCCGGCTGCGCCACGACTGGACCGAGCACCCCGATCCCGTGCCGCACACGCAGACGGTGACCCGGCGCGACCCGGCCGGCCCGTGCCCGGCGATCGTCGGCGCGGCCGCCGACCGCTTCTGGGGCGAGCCGGCCAGGACGCAGTAG